In a genomic window of Trachemys scripta elegans isolate TJP31775 chromosome 12, CAS_Tse_1.0, whole genome shotgun sequence:
- the LOC117885862 gene encoding aurora kinase C-like encodes MTVSSSDVDQKNMRKYLSSSCISVFSCKGPSSPTIKNIISKAKAGSESKDEEDGSKMDTKRTSVSQLPRKMWGIDDFEIGRPLGKGRFGTVYLAREQNTHFILALKVIFKSALEKSQLEHQLRREIEILSHLRHPNILRFYNYFHDRTRIYLMLEYAPGGELYKELQKHEHFEETRTATYVEEISDALIYCHAQKVIHRDIKPENLLLGLKGELKLADFGWSVHAPSLRRTTFCGTTDYLAPEMIDGRTHDENVDVWCVGVLCFECLVGYAPFEAPTRNETYKRIAEVKFTFPTWMPDGAKDLISKTLKRTPSLRLSLKEIIKHPWVKKNSRRIFPPVYKAAEQ; translated from the exons ATGACTGTAAGCAGCTCAGATGTGGACCAGAAGAACATGAGAAAATATTTGAGTAGTTCCTGCATTTCAGTGTTTTCCTGCAAGGGGCCATCTTCTCCAACAATCAAGAATATCATAAGCAAAGCCAAAGCAGGATCAGAGTCAAAGG ACGAGGAAGATGGTTCAAAAATGGACACCAAACGTACCTCTGTTTCTCAGCTGCCCAG GAAAATGTGGGGCATTGATGACTTTGAAATTGGGCGACCACTTGGGAAAGGTAGATTTGGAACCGTTTATTTGGCTCGTGAACAAAATACCCACTTCATCCTAGCCCTAAAAGTCATCTTCAAGTCTGCCCTGGAGAAATCACAATTGGAGCACCAGCTCCGAAGAGAAATAGAAATTCTGAGTCATCTCAG GCATccaaatattttgagattttatAACTACTTTCACGACAGAACACGGATCTACCTGATGTTGGAATATGCTCCAGGAGGGGAGCTGTACAAAGAGTTGCAAAAACATGAGCATTTTGAGGAGACTAGAACTGCCACG TATGTAGAAGAAATATCTGATGCTCTGATATACTGCCATGCTCAGAAAGTGATCCACCGAGATATCAAGCCTGAAAACCTCCTGCTAGGACTTAAAGGGGAACTGAAGTTAGCAGACTTTGGCTGGTCCGTGCATGCTCCATCACTCAG gaggaCAACATTTTGTGGCACAACAGATTACCTTGCCCCAGAAATGATTGATGGGAGAACCCATGATGAAAATGTTGATGTCTGGTGTGTTGGTGTTCTATGTTTTGAGTGTCTTGTGGGGTATGCGCCATTTGAAGCACCCACCCGCAATGAAACATACAAAAGAATTGCAGAG gttAAATTCACATTTCCCACATGGATGCCTGATGGTGCGAAGGACCTTATTTCAAAAACACTTAAGCGCACTCCTTCTTTGAGGCTCTCTctcaaagaaataataaaacatcCATGGGTTAAGAAGAATTCAAGGAGGATTTTCCCACCAGTTTATAAAGCAGCTGAACAATAA